The DNA region ACCAGCACTTTGGGTGCTGCCTGCATGGCCAGGGCGCGCAAGCCGGCGATCGCGGCGGCCATCGACGCGGATGCGGCCTCGTACCGGCGCATCGGGACGAGGCCGATGGCGGAAACGATATGGATGATCCGGCCCGCGCCGCGCCGGCCCATTTCGGCGGCAGTATCGCGGGCGAGCGTCGCCAGCGGCTCAGGGTCATGCGAGCCGAGATCCAGCGGATGCGACAGCAGCAGGATATCGGGCACGCCCGCCGGCCGGCCCTCGCCATGGACCGACAGGCTGGCGCCGTTGGCAGCCAGCCCGGTGGCCGCGGCATCGGCGATCGCGTGGCATGCGCCCGCGAGCACGGCCGTTCGGCCGGCGAGGTCGATCTTCATCTCATTCCTCCCGCGACCGCCTCCGCAATTTCGCTTGCGAGATCCTGGCTCACCAAGATTTGCGCTTGGCAAGCCGCCGGTCGATAACATAACATCATGCTATTATAATTATTGAGTGCGTGTCCATGTCGTTCATGGGTCACGCGCCGCCGCGGCAACGCGGAGATAAGGGAGGAATGATGAGCGCAGCCGCATCGGGCCGCAAGGCCAAGGCCGACAAGGCGGGCTCGCTGCCCGCGGAGCTTTCGCGAACCGCCCTCCTGGATCTCTATGAGCGCATGGTGCTGTTGCGTCGCTTCGAAAGTGTCGCGCAGACAGCCTGCCGCAAGGGCGAGACGCCCGGATTCCTACATCTGTATATCGGTGAGGAAGCGACCGCGGTTGGCGTGTGCGCCCATCTACGCCCGACCGACTGGATCACCTCGACTCATCGCGGCCATGGCCACGCGCTTGCCAAGGGAATGGATCCGAACATCCTGATGGCCGAGCTCTTCGGCAAGCGCGACGGCTGCTGCGGCGGGCGCGGCGGTACCATGCATCTTTATGACCGCTCGGTCGGCCTGTTCGGCACCAACGGCATCGTCGCGGCCGGCATCAGCCATGCCGTCGGGGTCGGCATGTCCAGCCGCGCCAGGGGCCTGGATGGCATCGGCGTCGCCTTTTTCGGCGACGGCGCCACCAATCATGGCGGCTTCCATGAATCGTTGAATTTTGCCGGCATACAAAAGGCGCCGGCCGTCCTCGTCTGCGAGAACAATCTCTATGCGACGGCGACGCCGCTCGCCTCGGCGACGCTGAACCCCGAAATCGCTTCCAAGGCCGCCGCTTATGGCATTCCCGGCGTCGCGGTCGATGGCAACGACGTCATCGCCGTCTGGCAGGTCATGGCGACCGCCACGGCCCGTGCGCGCGCCGGTGATGGGCCGACGCTGATCGAAGCGAAGACCTACCGGACGGTCGGCCACCATGAGGGCGATCCCGTCACCGGCACCTATCGCACCCAGGCCGAGGTCGACGCCTGGGCCGCGCGCGATCCGGTGACGACGTTCCGCGCTCGTCTGACCGACGATTTCGGGATTGCGTCTGCGGATGAGCTGGACGCGATCGATGCGCGGATCGACGCTGTCGTGCAGACCTCGCTCGAATTTGCCCGCAATTCGCCGGAGCCCGACGCGGCCACGTCCGGCCTGCATGTCTTCGCCGAGCCGATCAATCCGCCGGAGGCGTTGATCCAGTCGGTCCCGACCGCAACACAGACCCAGAGCTGGCTGGATGCGGTGCGCGACGGTATCGCCGAGGAGATGCGCCGCAATCCGCATCTGCTCTATCTCGGCGAGGGTACGGGCGAGCGCGGCGGCACCTTCGCGCATACCAAGAACCTCTATGCCGAGTTCGGCGGCAAGCGCATGGTCGATACGCCGATCTCGGAACAGGGCTTTACCGGCGCCGCCATCGGCGCCTCGGCTACGGGCGCACGGACGATCGCCGATCTGATGTTCGCCGATTTCCTGTTCGAGGCGGCCGGGCAGATCGTCCTGCAGGCCTCGAAGCTTCGCTACATGTCGAACGGGCAGATGAATGCGCCGGTCGTGGTGCGCGTCGGCTCCGGCGCCGTGCGCTCGGCCGGGCCGCATCACAGCGGCACCTATCATCCGTCCTGGGCCCACATTCCCGGCCTCATCGTCTGCATGCCCTCGACCCCGGCCGATGCCAAGGGGCTGATGAAGTCGGCGCTCCGCGCCGGTGACCCGGTGCTGATGCTGG from Kaistia algarum includes:
- a CDS encoding SDR family oxidoreductase, coding for MKIDLAGRTAVLAGACHAIADAAATGLAANGASLSVHGEGRPAGVPDILLLSHPLDLGSHDPEPLATLARDTAAEMGRRGAGRIIHIVSAIGLVPMRRYEAASASMAAAIAGLRALAMQAAPKVLVNAVAAGFVDASDGAADPAMLSHIPLGRGGAVDEVVNAILFLSDPMNSYTTGQVLAVDGGWTTGYGRNF
- a CDS encoding thiamine pyrophosphate-dependent enzyme, which produces MMSAAASGRKAKADKAGSLPAELSRTALLDLYERMVLLRRFESVAQTACRKGETPGFLHLYIGEEATAVGVCAHLRPTDWITSTHRGHGHALAKGMDPNILMAELFGKRDGCCGGRGGTMHLYDRSVGLFGTNGIVAAGISHAVGVGMSSRARGLDGIGVAFFGDGATNHGGFHESLNFAGIQKAPAVLVCENNLYATATPLASATLNPEIASKAAAYGIPGVAVDGNDVIAVWQVMATATARARAGDGPTLIEAKTYRTVGHHEGDPVTGTYRTQAEVDAWAARDPVTTFRARLTDDFGIASADELDAIDARIDAVVQTSLEFARNSPEPDAATSGLHVFAEPINPPEALIQSVPTATQTQSWLDAVRDGIAEEMRRNPHLLYLGEGTGERGGTFAHTKNLYAEFGGKRMVDTPISEQGFTGAAIGASATGARTIADLMFADFLFEAAGQIVLQASKLRYMSNGQMNAPVVVRVGSGAVRSAGPHHSGTYHPSWAHIPGLIVCMPSTPADAKGLMKSALRAGDPVLMLEPKALFATKGEVPTGEHFVPFGLARIARSGRDITIVSAGQLVHRSLEAAEKLAAEGIEAEVIDLRTIMPLDVGTVAASVAKTHRLLVVDEGWGAFGVGAEVAQAMNELAFDELDGPVGRLHTEAQPHPLAPALERAMLVDADKIVAGARSVLSGTSPVPRHWRHLGSRAAASSAPPPPVATPVAPAPAASAPLPAAAPAAALGGEPITMPFGDLTISEGTIVGWLKAEGDLVKAGEIVAEIETDKAVVEIEAPVAGKLGPIEQPKGAVVPMGGRIGSVVPGASA